Within Cucumis melo cultivar AY chromosome 4, USDA_Cmelo_AY_1.0, whole genome shotgun sequence, the genomic segment GTAGAAAATTACTTGATATGGATTTAGGTGACAAAATTTGTTTGATCAATGAGTAAATAGAGAAAAACAATTATTATTAGAAAAGATAATTCAAATTACAAATCACATGTatatattgaaagattttgaatgtaTTTTGTATTACCTTGCTTTTTATTGATGATAAAGGTACCTATTTATACAAATTACAAATGAGTGAATATGGTAAAATTACAATAGAATCAATTTACAATAAATGCCTAAATAATGGGAGAGAATTGTGGATCTTGAAATATCAAATCAATTTACAATAAACACCTAAATAATGGGAGAGGATTGTGTTTGAAATATCTCCTAATATCCTCCCTCAAACGGATGACTCAGGTTGAGTCAGGAGTTTGTCTCAAAGGTGAATGAATGTAGGAGATAGGAGTGGCTTTGTAAGAATATCAGCAAGTTGGTTGGTTGAAGAGATGTAACGGATGGAGATGTCTTTGCGAAGAACTTTTTCCCGAACAAAGTGATAATCAATTTCAATGTGTTTGGCGCGAGCATGAAAAACTAGATTATGAGCCAAAGATATAGCGAAAACATTGTCACACCATAATGTTGGTGATGAATTAAGGGGAACATGGAGATCACATAGAAGCTATCGGATCCAGTAAAGATCGACAGTAGTAGTGGCAAGGGAACAATATTCTACTTCTATGGAGGAACGAGAGACGGTAGATTGCTTTTTAGAAGACCAAGATATTGGATTAGGACCGAGAAAGGTGATAAAGTCGGAGGTGGAACGTCGATCAGATGTATCACCTGCCCAATCAGAATCACAAAAGGTTTGTAGAGAAAACGAACCTTTTCGAAATTTTATTCCAAGGGTTGGAGTACCACGGAGATATCTGAGGATGCGTTTGACAGCTGAAAAGTGAATGACAGTTGGTTTATGCATGAACTGACTAACACGATTTACAGAGAATGCAATATCAGGACGAGTGAAGGTAAGATATTGCAAGGAACCAACTAGTCTGCGATAAAGTGATGGATCATTAAATGGTGGTGCAATTGTATAAAGATCAAGAGAAGTAGACATTGGTGTGATACAAGATTTGGCAGAGGTCATTCCCGATGTGTGGAGGAGATCAATGAGATATTTAGCTTGGTTAACAGATATGCCACCAATGGAGGATT encodes:
- the LOC107991867 gene encoding uncharacterized mitochondrial protein AtMg00810-like produces the protein MDTNATCQSLNVSSTVDTGNEINATTINLPDPPPPQNTHAMQTRAKSANPSLFIRSVGSSLTYLLLYVDDIIVIGPDYLYIFVLKNQLALEFKISDLGPSKYFLGLKIQSSIGGISVNQAKYLIDLLHTSGMTSAKSCITPMSTSLDLYTIAPPFNDPSLYRRLVGSLQYLTFTRPDIAFSVNRVSQFMHKPTVIHFSAVKRILRYLRGTPTLGIKFRKGSFSLQTFCDSDWAGDTSDRRSTSDFITFLGPNPISWSSKKQSTVSRSSIEVEYCSLATTTVDLYWIR